A single window of Opisthocomus hoazin isolate bOpiHoa1 chromosome 5, bOpiHoa1.hap1, whole genome shotgun sequence DNA harbors:
- the HPF1 gene encoding histone PARylation factor 1 translates to MTDGGKRRPRGAAGPVGEQCEKNGDVKKRRSNRADIPDNLRQEAETCYRLRLPEDFYQFWKFCEELDPEKPSDALVSSVGLMLVGPYDILAGKHKKAKSPDVDFNLHWRFFYDPPEFQTILVGDSKTQYHMGYFRDVPDELPVWVGANEAKKGCVISQVGDNVFAAVKLFLSKKLKEVTDKKKTAILKDIDEKLTRTAKELGYSLEQKTMKMKQRDKKVVTKAFHGAGLVVPVDKNDVGYRELPETNANLKKICKAIVDAPTDDERLKAFAPIQEMLTFVQFANDECDYGMGYELGMDLFCYGSHYFHKTVGQLLPLAYTLLQRGLFAEIVQSHLASRRQEEVDQLAP, encoded by the exons ATGACAGATGGCGGGAAGCGGcggccgcgcggggcggcgggcccggtCGGCGAGCAG TGTGAAAAAAATGGAGATGTCAAGAAAAGAAGGTCAAATCGGGCAGATATCCCTGATAATCTTCGTCAAGAAGCAGAGACATGCTATCGGCTTAGACTGCCTGAAGACTTCTATCAGTTTTGGAAGTTTTGTGAGGAACTAGACCCTGAGAAACCAAGTG atgcGCTTGTGTCAAGTGTTGGACTTATGCTGGTTGGACCATATGATATTCTTGctggaaaacacaaaaaagcaaaatcaccAGATGTGGACTTCAATCTTCATTGGCGATTCTTCTATGATCCCCCAGAATTCCAGACTATACTTGTAGGGGATAGCAAAACACAGTATCACATGGGATATTTCag GGATGTGCCAGATGAGCTTCCAGTCTGGGTTGGTGCAAATGAAGCCAAGAAGGGCTGTGTGATTTCACAAGTTGGTGATAATGTCTTTGCTGCAGTCAA GTTGTTTTTGTCAAAAAAACTTAAGGAAGTGACCGATAAAAAGAAAACTGCTATTTTGAAAGACATAGATGAAAAACTaacaagaacagcaaaagaaCTGGGTTATTCTCTGGAACAAAAAACCATGAAGATGAAACAGAGAGATAAGAAA GTGGTGACCAAAGCATTTCATGGAGCAGGCCTAGTTGTTCCTGTAGACAAAAACGATGTCGGATACAGAGAACTTCCCGAGACAAATG CTAATCTTAAAAAAATTTGTAAGGCCATTGTTGATGCTCCTACTGATGATGAGAGACTGAAGGCCTTTGCACCCATTCAAGAGATGCTCACCTTTGTTCAGTTTGCTAATGATGAATGTGACTATGGAATGGGATATGAACTGGGTATGGACCTGTTTTGCTATGGATCACAT TACTTCCACAAGACggtggggcagctgctgcccctggCCTACACCCTGCTGCAGAGGGGCCTCTTCGCCGAGATCGTCCAGTCGCACCTGGCCAGCCGCCGGCAGGAGGAGGTGGACCAGCTGGCTCCCtga